A single window of Caldimicrobium thiodismutans DNA harbors:
- a CDS encoding 2,5-diamino-6-(ribosylamino)-4(3H)-pyrimidinone 5'-phosphate reductase, with product MNRPYVIIVSEVTLDGKLTLYRGASSKELMSLMTREVYKYLHSIRAEVDGIMVGCETVRTDDPSLTVRHVEGKNPIRIIPCSTANVPYNASIFSKDAQTIIVTTERAPKERIEKIKELGAEVLYAGEELVEFERLLPVLYQRGIKKLMVEGGASINWEFMRLGFVDELRIIHLPVVVGGENVPTLVGGEGFKSLKRIRHFQIKNHFIIDNFLITEWKAV from the coding sequence ATGAATAGACCTTATGTTATTATTGTTTCAGAGGTTACCTTAGATGGGAAATTAACCCTTTATAGAGGTGCCTCCTCCAAGGAACTTATGAGCCTCATGACCAGAGAGGTTTATAAATACCTTCACAGCATTAGAGCTGAAGTAGATGGAATCATGGTTGGCTGTGAAACTGTTAGAACTGACGATCCAAGTTTAACCGTTCGTCATGTGGAAGGAAAAAATCCTATAAGAATTATCCCCTGTTCAACAGCCAATGTCCCCTACAATGCCAGTATCTTTTCAAAGGATGCCCAAACCATCATTGTTACCACTGAAAGAGCTCCCAAAGAGCGAATTGAAAAAATAAAAGAACTTGGGGCTGAGGTCCTTTATGCTGGTGAAGAGCTTGTTGAATTTGAAAGGCTTCTACCTGTGCTCTATCAAAGGGGAATTAAAAAACTTATGGTTGAAGGAGGGGCATCTATAAACTGGGAATTTATGCGTCTTGGTTTTGTAGATGAATTGAGAATTATCCATTTACCTGTGGTTGTGGGGGGAGAAAATGTGCCTACCCTTGTGGGAGGTGAAGGCTTTAAAAGTCTTAAGAGAATTAGACACTTCCAGATCAAAAATCACTTTATTATTGATAACTTCTTAATTACCGAATGGAAGGCAGTTTAA
- the acs gene encoding acetate--CoA ligase, with translation MAEIEALLKEERIFYPPQEGKDQAYINSRYQYDQIYDYSLRDPDGFWSERAKELITWFKYWDRTCYWDFHKPEIRFFEGGKLNASYNCLDRHLFNPDVKNKAAIIWQGEPDQDVRVYTYQMLHDEVCRFANILKFLGVKKGDRVAIYMPMMPEAVAAMLACARIGAIHSVVFGGFSAEALKSRILDAGAKLLITADGTYRGGRRINLLHNAETAIADCECVEKYLVINRFGDALTLSDERGILFDDLIKNKDFAKYCPYEEMDAEDILFILYTSGSTGKPKGIFHTTGGYLVYTAHTTQWVFDVRPEDIFWCTADIGWITGHSYIVYGPLALGATVFMYEGVPTYPDPGRWWELVDRYKVTIFYTAPTVIRALMREGEEWPAKYDLSTLRVLGTVGEPINPEAWIWYHKNVGKGRIPIVDTWWQTETGGHLISPLPYAIPQKPGSATLPLPGIEAVILRADGTPADVNEGGHLCIKRAWPGMARGVWGDPERFKEIYFSRFPGYYLTGDGARVDEDGYFWIMGRLDDVINVSGHRIGTMELESAFVAHAAVAEAAVVGMPHDIKGEAIYAYIVLKEGFEPSEDLKKKLVQHIRKEIGPVATPDVIQFVSGLPKTRSGKIMRRILRKVAAGVYDDLGDTSTLADPSVVEEIIQGRKEIFGK, from the coding sequence ATGGCAGAAATTGAGGCCTTGCTTAAGGAGGAGCGTATTTTTTATCCTCCCCAGGAGGGAAAAGATCAGGCCTACATTAACAGTCGGTATCAGTATGATCAGATTTATGACTATTCCCTCAGGGATCCTGATGGGTTCTGGTCAGAGAGGGCAAAAGAGCTTATAACCTGGTTCAAGTATTGGGATAGAACCTGTTACTGGGATTTTCACAAGCCTGAGATCAGATTTTTTGAAGGGGGTAAACTAAATGCCTCCTATAATTGTTTAGACAGACATCTTTTTAATCCCGATGTCAAAAACAAGGCAGCTATTATCTGGCAAGGGGAGCCTGATCAGGATGTGAGGGTTTATACCTATCAGATGTTACACGATGAGGTCTGCAGATTTGCTAATATCTTAAAGTTCCTTGGGGTGAAGAAAGGGGATAGGGTTGCCATTTACATGCCCATGATGCCAGAGGCAGTAGCAGCCATGCTTGCCTGTGCAAGAATTGGTGCAATTCACAGTGTAGTTTTTGGAGGATTTTCTGCTGAGGCCTTAAAATCAAGAATCCTTGATGCCGGTGCCAAACTCCTCATTACCGCTGATGGAACTTACCGTGGAGGAAGGAGAATTAATCTTTTACATAATGCTGAGACTGCCATTGCAGATTGTGAATGTGTGGAAAAATATCTTGTTATCAATCGTTTTGGAGATGCCTTAACCCTCTCAGATGAGAGAGGCATTCTTTTTGATGATCTTATCAAGAATAAGGATTTTGCCAAATATTGCCCTTATGAAGAAATGGATGCCGAGGATATCCTTTTTATTCTCTATACTTCAGGATCAACAGGAAAGCCTAAGGGGATCTTCCATACAACCGGAGGATACCTTGTTTATACTGCTCATACTACTCAGTGGGTCTTTGATGTGAGACCTGAAGATATTTTCTGGTGCACTGCTGACATTGGCTGGATTACAGGCCACAGTTATATTGTCTATGGCCCTCTTGCTCTCGGGGCTACAGTCTTTATGTATGAAGGTGTTCCCACTTATCCTGATCCTGGCAGGTGGTGGGAGCTTGTAGATCGTTATAAGGTAACCATTTTTTATACAGCCCCTACTGTTATTCGTGCCCTTATGAGGGAGGGAGAGGAGTGGCCTGCTAAATATGACCTTTCAACTTTGAGGGTGCTTGGAACTGTGGGAGAACCTATTAATCCTGAGGCCTGGATTTGGTATCATAAAAATGTTGGGAAGGGAAGGATCCCCATTGTTGATACCTGGTGGCAGACTGAAACTGGAGGTCATCTGATCTCACCTCTTCCCTATGCTATTCCCCAAAAACCCGGTTCTGCAACTTTGCCTTTGCCAGGGATTGAGGCTGTTATTCTCAGAGCAGATGGAACCCCGGCTGATGTGAATGAAGGGGGTCACCTTTGTATTAAGAGAGCCTGGCCTGGTATGGCAAGAGGAGTATGGGGAGACCCTGAAAGATTTAAAGAGATTTACTTTAGCAGATTCCCGGGATATTATCTTACTGGAGATGGCGCTCGTGTGGATGAAGATGGTTATTTCTGGATTATGGGGAGATTAGATGATGTTATTAATGTCTCCGGACATCGCATTGGCACTATGGAGCTTGAGTCTGCCTTTGTGGCTCATGCAGCTGTGGCTGAGGCTGCGGTTGTGGGTATGCCTCATGATATAAAAGGCGAGGCTATTTATGCCTACATTGTGCTAAAAGAGGGATTTGAACCTTCTGAAGACTTAAAGAAAAAACTTGTCCAGCACATTCGTAAAGAGATCGGGCCTGTTGCAACCCCAGATGTTATTCAATTTGTAAGTGGTCTTCCAAAGACCCGTTCTGGAAAGATTATGAGAAGAATATTAAGAAAAGTTGCAGCTGGCGTTTACGATGATCTTGGAGATACTTCAACCTTAGCGGATCCCTCTGTGGTTGAGGAGATCATTCAGGGAAGAAAGGAAATTTTTGGAAAGTAA
- the tuf gene encoding elongation factor Tu, whose translation MAKQKFERKKPHLNVGTIGHIDHGKTTLTSAITRVLSTKGYAQWIPFDSIDKAPEEKARGITIQLAHVEYESDKRHYAHIDCPGHADYIKNMITGAAQMDGAILVVAATDGPMPQTREHVLLARQVNVPAMVVFMNKIDMVDDAELLDLVELEVRELLSKYGFPGDEVPVIRGSALKALECGCGKEECQWCGAIWQLVKAMDDYIPEPVRDIDKPFLMPVEDVFSISGRGTVVTGKVERGVLKPGEEVEIVGLRPTIKTVATSLEMFRKILDEALPGDNVGVLLRGVGKDDVERGQVLAKPGTIKPHTKFKAEVYVLKKEEGGRHTPFFNGYRPQFYFRTTDVTGVVSLPEGVEMVMPGDNVEFEVELIKPVALEEGLRFAVREGGRTVGAGVVTKIIE comes from the coding sequence ATGGCCAAGCAGAAATTTGAGCGTAAGAAGCCCCACTTAAATGTAGGAACAATAGGACACATTGACCACGGTAAAACCACATTAACGAGTGCAATAACCAGGGTTTTATCTACGAAGGGGTATGCCCAGTGGATACCCTTTGATAGCATTGATAAGGCCCCTGAGGAGAAGGCGCGTGGAATAACCATTCAGCTTGCCCATGTGGAGTATGAGAGTGATAAGAGGCACTATGCGCATATAGATTGTCCGGGGCATGCGGACTATATAAAGAACATGATAACAGGAGCAGCGCAGATGGATGGAGCGATACTTGTGGTTGCGGCAACGGATGGGCCTATGCCGCAGACGAGGGAGCATGTATTACTTGCTCGTCAGGTGAATGTTCCAGCGATGGTGGTGTTTATGAACAAGATAGACATGGTGGATGATGCGGAGTTACTTGATTTAGTTGAGCTTGAGGTGAGGGAGTTATTGAGCAAGTATGGATTTCCTGGGGATGAGGTGCCAGTGATAAGGGGTAGTGCCTTGAAGGCGCTTGAGTGTGGGTGTGGAAAGGAGGAGTGTCAGTGGTGTGGGGCGATATGGCAGTTGGTGAAGGCGATGGATGATTATATACCTGAGCCAGTTAGGGATATAGATAAGCCATTTCTTATGCCGGTTGAGGATGTGTTTAGTATAAGTGGTAGGGGTACGGTAGTGACAGGAAAGGTGGAGAGGGGGGTATTGAAGCCTGGAGAGGAGGTGGAGATAGTAGGGTTAAGGCCAACGATAAAGACGGTGGCAACGAGTCTTGAGATGTTCAGGAAGATACTGGATGAGGCGTTACCTGGAGACAATGTGGGGGTGTTGTTGAGGGGAGTTGGGAAGGATGATGTGGAGAGGGGTCAGGTATTAGCGAAACCTGGGACGATAAAGCCGCATACGAAGTTTAAGGCAGAGGTATATGTATTGAAGAAGGAGGAGGGGGGTAGGCATACACCTTTTTTTAATGGATACAGGCCACAGTTTTATTTTAGGACAACGGATGTTACAGGGGTAGTGAGTTTACCGGAGGGAGTGGAGATGGTGATGCCTGGAGATAATGTGGAGTTTGAGGTGGAGTTAATAAAGCCGGTAGCGTTGGAGGAGGGATTGAGGTTTGCGGTGAGAGAGGGAGGAAGGACAGTTGGAGCTGGAGTTGTAACCAAGATTATAGAATAG
- a CDS encoding CDP-alcohol phosphatidyltransferase family protein, which translates to MNLTEKRESLKRFYLPLAYVFYKLKTPPNFITLLSILTGTASALAYYYDNLLTALLLLLLSGLFDLIDGAVARFMERPTKFGAVFDWIADKWVDGLILGTIGYIYAGPTWATFAITLSLLHSFIKPVVYSEIGFEVKIKGKILDPLEGVGFFGRPETHLALAIFTILEKAHFNTGLAFGLKLITILTALSLLQRIFYLYKNFGKVEDE; encoded by the coding sequence ATGAATCTTACAGAAAAGAGGGAGTCTCTAAAACGCTTCTACCTTCCCCTGGCCTATGTCTTTTACAAGCTTAAAACTCCCCCCAATTTCATCACCTTACTTTCCATCTTAACTGGCACAGCCTCTGCCTTAGCTTATTATTATGATAATCTTCTTACCGCCCTTTTACTCCTACTTTTGTCTGGACTTTTTGACCTCATAGATGGAGCGGTAGCCCGTTTTATGGAAAGACCTACTAAGTTTGGAGCGGTCTTTGACTGGATTGCGGATAAGTGGGTAGATGGCCTAATTCTTGGAACAATCGGATATATTTACGCAGGTCCTACCTGGGCTACCTTTGCCATAACCCTCTCTTTACTTCATTCCTTTATAAAACCTGTTGTTTATTCTGAAATCGGTTTTGAGGTAAAAATCAAAGGAAAAATCCTTGACCCCTTAGAGGGGGTTGGTTTTTTTGGCCGCCCAGAAACTCATCTTGCCCTCGCCATTTTTACGATCTTAGAAAAGGCTCATTTTAACACTGGGCTTGCCTTCGGGCTTAAACTCATAACTATTCTTACAGCCCTTTCTCTGTTGCAAAGAATTTTTTATCTCTATAAAAACTTCGGGAAGGTGGAAGATGAATAG
- a CDS encoding ATP-binding protein: MEKKLPIGISSFEKIRSEPYYYVDKTPFVVKLVEEGTYYFLSRPRRFGKSLFVDTLKQAFLGRKELFQGLYLEKNWDWSVRYPVIHIDFGGGEVKSIEALEKWILQQLEEHQNLYDITCKWKDDYHACFRELILKLSQKYASKVVVLVDEYDKPILDCIEDRETAKAVRDVLKNFYSVLKPLDAQLKFVFLTGVSKFSKVSLFSGLNQLNDITIDKRFAEICGYTQEELEEVFREELEDKDLELIRCWYNGYSWLGEPLYNPFDILLYLEEKKFHPYWFETGTPSFLVKLLMEKRFYLPELEDLTATDDLIGSFDLDYIEPENLLFQVGYLTIKETIEEEGLVLYKLSYPNKEVKISLNRVLFSYFTQLSSERPRLSLKMIEAVRERDFEKMKRVLESLYAGIPHDWFRKNELSRYEGYYASCFYAFLCGSGLEVIPEDITNKGQIDLTVLYRERVYLFEFKVVEGEGGEAKALAQLKEKGYHKKYDGSAKEIYLIGIEFSSGERNLKSFFWEKIN, translated from the coding sequence ATGGAGAAAAAGCTTCCCATCGGGATTTCAAGCTTTGAAAAGATTAGAAGTGAGCCCTATTATTATGTGGATAAAACTCCATTTGTTGTAAAGCTTGTTGAAGAGGGAACTTATTATTTTCTCTCCCGCCCAAGGAGATTTGGAAAATCCCTTTTTGTGGATACCCTGAAACAGGCCTTCCTTGGAAGAAAAGAGCTTTTCCAAGGGCTCTATCTTGAAAAGAACTGGGACTGGAGTGTCAGGTATCCTGTTATACATATTGATTTTGGGGGAGGAGAGGTTAAAAGTATAGAAGCCCTTGAGAAATGGATACTTCAGCAACTTGAGGAACATCAAAATCTTTATGATATTACCTGCAAATGGAAAGATGATTATCATGCCTGTTTCAGGGAACTAATCTTAAAACTTTCTCAGAAATATGCATCTAAAGTAGTAGTTCTTGTTGATGAGTATGACAAACCCATTCTTGATTGCATTGAGGATAGAGAAACTGCAAAGGCAGTAAGAGATGTCCTTAAGAATTTTTATAGTGTCTTAAAACCCCTTGATGCTCAGCTCAAGTTTGTTTTCTTAACAGGGGTCTCTAAATTCTCAAAGGTTTCTCTTTTTTCTGGGCTAAATCAGTTAAATGATATTACCATTGATAAGAGATTTGCAGAAATCTGTGGATACACTCAAGAAGAGCTTGAAGAGGTCTTCAGAGAGGAATTAGAAGATAAGGATTTAGAGCTTATAAGATGCTGGTATAATGGTTATTCCTGGCTTGGGGAGCCTCTCTACAATCCCTTTGATATCCTTCTCTATTTAGAGGAAAAAAAATTCCACCCCTACTGGTTTGAAACTGGGACTCCAAGTTTTCTTGTAAAACTTTTAATGGAGAAGCGTTTTTATCTTCCCGAGCTTGAAGACCTAACTGCAACTGATGACCTTATTGGCTCTTTTGACCTTGACTATATTGAACCAGAAAACCTTCTCTTTCAGGTAGGTTATTTGACCATCAAAGAAACTATAGAAGAGGAAGGGTTAGTTCTCTATAAGCTTTCTTATCCGAATAAAGAGGTAAAGATTAGTTTAAATAGAGTTCTTTTTTCTTATTTTACTCAGCTCAGTTCAGAAAGACCAAGGCTATCTCTTAAGATGATTGAGGCAGTGAGGGAGAGGGATTTTGAGAAGATGAAGAGGGTTCTTGAGAGTCTTTATGCAGGGATCCCCCATGATTGGTTCAGGAAAAATGAGCTTTCCCGTTATGAGGGGTATTATGCCAGTTGTTTTTATGCCTTTTTATGTGGGTCAGGGCTTGAGGTGATACCTGAGGATATAACAAATAAGGGGCAGATAGATTTGACGGTGCTCTATAGGGAAAGGGTTTATCTTTTTGAGTTCAAGGTGGTTGAGGGAGAGGGGGGAGAAGCTAAAGCTTTAGCTCAACTGAAGGAGAAGGGTTATCACAAGAAGTATGATGGTTCAGCCAAGGAGATTTATCTTATTGGGATTGAGTTTTCTTCAGGGGAGAGGAATCTTAAGAGTTTTTTCTGGGAAAAAATAAATTGA
- a CDS encoding RsmE family RNA methyltransferase: MRHYGVKEKMLKGGNRFFFDFSGKKGLLPQDEAHHLIRVYRKKEGEAVILINGKGKEFLGEILRVKEKGRKIFVEVELLQILREEKSPFIKCFALVPALKGDKTDFLIEKGTELGITGFIIYHSTFTIPKITSQKILRLREKALSALKQSGRLTLPEMEISENLKETLQKLPHLNCLKILASTEGKLTLEEVIKEIKSGFRKIFLLSGPEGGLSSEEREEALKKGFLEISLSPHILRAETASFALMSLFAPLIYKKI; this comes from the coding sequence ATGAGGCATTACGGGGTAAAGGAAAAGATGCTAAAAGGGGGGAACAGATTTTTCTTTGATTTTTCCGGAAAAAAGGGCCTATTACCCCAAGATGAGGCTCATCACCTGATCAGAGTTTACCGGAAAAAGGAAGGTGAGGCGGTCATCCTTATAAATGGAAAGGGAAAAGAATTTCTCGGAGAAATTTTAAGGGTTAAAGAAAAAGGAAGAAAGATCTTTGTAGAAGTTGAATTATTACAAATTTTGAGAGAGGAAAAATCTCCTTTCATTAAATGTTTTGCCCTTGTGCCTGCTCTCAAAGGGGATAAAACCGATTTTCTCATTGAAAAAGGAACTGAGCTTGGGATAACAGGATTTATAATTTATCATTCTACCTTTACCATCCCCAAAATTACATCTCAAAAAATATTACGCTTACGGGAAAAGGCCCTCTCGGCCCTTAAACAATCGGGAAGGCTAACCCTGCCTGAAATGGAAATCTCCGAAAACCTCAAAGAGACCCTCCAAAAATTACCTCATTTGAATTGCCTAAAAATCTTAGCCTCAACCGAGGGTAAACTCACCCTTGAAGAGGTGATTAAGGAAATTAAAAGTGGTTTTAGAAAAATTTTTCTCCTTTCTGGTCCAGAGGGAGGCCTTTCTTCTGAGGAAAGGGAAGAGGCATTAAAAAAAGGTTTTTTAGAAATCTCCCTTTCCCCTCACATCCTCAGAGCAGAAACTGCTTCTTTTGCACTCATGAGCCTCTTTGCTCCTCTAATTTATAAAAAAATTTAA
- a CDS encoding amidohydrolase family protein, with protein sequence MKEKILTADWILSSPELPPLKNGAIVIKGSKIEDLGPQKEILSRYPHYQILNFKNKLLFPGLVNAHTHVPMSILRGIAEDLPLMTWLTKYIFPVESHLKREWVYWGTKLSLIEMIRSGITLFCDMYLFEPEVIRATEEAGLKALLGEGLFDFPSPGYGPLERGLALTEELLKAFERHSKIKIAVSPHTLYTCSPDTIKKCLKLSHKYGAPLHIHLAENKEELEEIGKKYKKRPVELLDSLGGLQENLLAVHCVKLSPEEVELLGKKGVKIAHCPESNLKLGSGIAPLPEMLSVGLVVGLGTDGPASNNDLDLFSEMKTATLIHKGLREDPTIVTAKEVFFMATEWGARALFFNDTGKLLPGYRADIAFLDLQHLPLQPDYNPLALLVYSAKAGYVSDLMVDGEFIMRNYHLLSIKEELVRERIHEIKEEILHILRKNFSPSLDK encoded by the coding sequence ATGAAGGAAAAGATCCTTACAGCAGATTGGATACTCTCTTCTCCAGAGTTACCTCCTTTAAAAAATGGAGCTATAGTAATAAAGGGATCAAAGATAGAAGATCTTGGGCCTCAGAAAGAGATTTTATCCCGGTATCCTCATTATCAGATCTTGAATTTCAAAAATAAACTCCTTTTCCCAGGGCTTGTGAATGCTCATACCCATGTTCCTATGAGTATTTTAAGGGGTATAGCAGAAGATCTACCCCTTATGACCTGGCTCACTAAATATATTTTTCCTGTTGAGAGTCATCTTAAGAGGGAGTGGGTTTACTGGGGTACTAAGCTTTCTCTAATTGAGATGATTCGTTCAGGTATAACCCTTTTTTGTGATATGTATCTCTTTGAGCCTGAAGTTATAAGGGCAACTGAAGAGGCAGGTTTAAAAGCCCTTTTGGGGGAAGGCCTTTTTGATTTTCCTTCTCCTGGCTATGGTCCATTAGAAAGAGGATTAGCCCTAACTGAAGAGCTTCTTAAGGCCTTTGAAAGGCATTCAAAAATAAAAATAGCTGTCTCTCCCCATACCCTTTATACTTGCTCTCCTGATACCATAAAGAAGTGCCTTAAACTTTCTCATAAATATGGCGCTCCCCTTCATATTCACCTTGCAGAAAATAAGGAGGAACTTGAAGAAATAGGGAAAAAATATAAAAAGAGACCTGTTGAGCTTCTGGATAGTCTGGGTGGGCTTCAAGAAAATCTTCTTGCAGTGCATTGCGTTAAGCTTTCTCCAGAAGAGGTTGAGCTTCTTGGGAAAAAGGGGGTCAAGATAGCCCATTGTCCAGAAAGTAACCTCAAATTGGGTTCAGGCATTGCGCCTCTTCCGGAGATGTTATCCGTTGGTTTAGTAGTTGGCTTAGGAACAGATGGCCCAGCCAGTAATAATGACCTTGACCTCTTTTCAGAAATGAAAACAGCTACCCTTATTCACAAGGGTCTAAGAGAAGATCCCACTATTGTAACTGCCAAGGAAGTCTTTTTTATGGCAACGGAATGGGGAGCAAGGGCCCTTTTCTTTAATGATACAGGAAAACTCCTGCCTGGCTATAGAGCAGACATTGCCTTTCTGGACTTGCAACATCTTCCTCTTCAGCCCGATTATAATCCTCTTGCCCTTCTTGTTTATAGTGCTAAGGCTGGTTATGTCTCAGATCTAATGGTTGATGGAGAATTTATAATGCGTAATTATCATCTCCTAAGTATTAAGGAAGAGCTGGTTCGTGAAAGGATTCACGAAATAAAAGAGGAGATTCTCCACATTTTAAGGAAAAATTTCTCCCCTTCTCTTGACAAATAG
- a CDS encoding iron-containing alcohol dehydrogenase, protein MKDFEIFYPLRIVFGKEALKKFSQDLPLYGKRVLFLYGRGSIKSSGLYEKILNLFKKYKIKVKEYGGIKPNPPLSQVFEAISLAKKFRPKFILAVGGGSVIDAGKAIACGYYAQDRLWDFFEKKAIPIQALPLVAIPTIAGTGSEVNNVTVIVNEEKRIKLSLRSLLLFPRSSYLDPTLTFSVSKPYTAYGVMDALSHLFEYFHFRLHPEKGLPEDFLILLMKTLLREGKRAFDEPNNYSARSQIMWASALALSPFVRAGLGGYRFFLHSLEHPLSGAYDLPHGLGLSILMRAFLKRFGHHKVVRRFFLEVLEVPEGKDLARRGLKTFDSLLTYFELPRSLKACGLSREDLNFLIEKAWEILFIWKAEREFNKDIVKEIYEIAYEG, encoded by the coding sequence ATGAAGGATTTTGAAATTTTTTATCCCTTAAGAATTGTTTTTGGTAAAGAAGCCCTCAAAAAATTTTCACAGGATCTTCCCCTATATGGAAAAAGAGTGTTATTCCTTTATGGCAGAGGCTCCATTAAAAGTTCAGGTCTTTATGAAAAAATTCTTAATCTTTTTAAGAAGTATAAAATTAAAGTAAAAGAATATGGCGGGATTAAACCCAATCCTCCGCTAAGTCAGGTTTTTGAGGCAATATCCTTAGCTAAGAAGTTTAGGCCTAAGTTTATCCTTGCTGTAGGGGGAGGAAGTGTAATTGATGCAGGAAAGGCTATTGCCTGTGGTTATTATGCACAGGACAGGCTCTGGGACTTTTTTGAGAAGAAAGCTATACCAATTCAGGCCCTACCATTAGTTGCTATACCAACTATTGCAGGAACAGGTTCCGAGGTCAATAATGTAACAGTTATTGTTAACGAAGAGAAGAGGATAAAACTTAGCCTGAGATCTCTTTTACTTTTTCCCAGGTCAAGCTATCTTGATCCTACTTTGACTTTTAGTGTTTCAAAGCCCTATACTGCTTATGGGGTGATGGATGCCCTTTCCCATCTCTTTGAATATTTTCACTTTAGATTACATCCAGAAAAGGGTTTGCCTGAGGATTTTTTAATTCTCCTTATGAAAACCCTTCTTAGGGAGGGAAAAAGGGCCTTTGATGAACCTAACAATTATTCAGCCAGAAGCCAGATTATGTGGGCATCAGCGCTTGCCCTCTCTCCTTTTGTAAGAGCTGGTCTTGGAGGATATAGATTTTTTCTTCATTCCTTAGAGCATCCTTTGAGCGGAGCCTATGATCTTCCTCATGGTCTTGGCTTAAGTATCCTCATGCGTGCCTTTCTTAAAAGATTTGGTCATCACAAAGTGGTTAGAAGATTTTTTCTTGAGGTCCTTGAAGTCCCAGAAGGTAAAGATCTTGCCAGAAGGGGGCTTAAGACCTTTGATAGTTTATTAACTTATTTTGAATTACCAAGATCTCTCAAGGCCTGTGGTCTTTCTCGGGAGGATTTAAATTTTCTCATTGAGAAGGCCTGGGAGATACTCTTTATCTGGAAGGCAGAAAGGGAATTTAATAAAGATATTGTTAAGGAAATCTATGAAATAGCTTATGAGGGTTGA
- the rpmG gene encoding 50S ribosomal protein L33 produces MAKKGEARVTIHLQCTECKRINYTTSKNRRNTPDRLELKKYCPWDRKHTSHREVKK; encoded by the coding sequence ATGGCTAAAAAAGGAGAAGCAAGAGTTACAATTCATTTACAGTGCACTGAGTGTAAAAGGATAAATTATACAACCAGTAAAAATAGAAGAAATACCCCAGACAGGCTTGAGCTAAAGAAATATTGTCCCTGGGATAGAAAGCATACCTCCCATAGAGAGGTTAAAAAATAA
- the nusG gene encoding transcription termination/antitermination protein NusG: MAKNWYSIQVWSGKEEEVKKNLEKYLAENNLSDKVEKIFVPPPKEIEILFSPEKQEVRRYYSGYFLIYAELDEDLRSAIKSMEGVLDVVGGDKIYFFRTEEVEKLMNQLVVEEIKPKPRYQFMPGDKVKITEGPFANFIGTVEEVKPDKGKVKVLVSIFGRETPVDIDFTNLQKI; the protein is encoded by the coding sequence ATGGCAAAAAACTGGTATTCCATACAGGTCTGGTCTGGGAAAGAGGAAGAGGTAAAGAAAAACCTTGAGAAATATCTTGCAGAAAATAATTTAAGTGATAAAGTTGAGAAAATTTTTGTTCCTCCTCCCAAGGAGATAGAAATCCTTTTTTCTCCTGAAAAACAGGAGGTAAGAAGGTATTATTCAGGTTATTTTTTGATTTATGCAGAGCTTGATGAGGATTTAAGGAGCGCTATAAAATCTATGGAAGGTGTTTTGGATGTAGTGGGTGGGGATAAGATATACTTTTTCCGCACCGAGGAAGTGGAAAAGCTTATGAATCAACTTGTAGTTGAAGAGATTAAGCCCAAGCCAAGATACCAATTTATGCCTGGTGATAAAGTTAAGATTACTGAAGGGCCTTTTGCCAATTTTATTGGAACTGTTGAGGAGGTTAAGCCTGATAAAGGTAAGGTCAAGGTGCTGGTAAGTATTTTTGGCCGGGAGACCCCGGTAGATATAGATTTTACAAATTTACAGAAGATCTAA
- the secE gene encoding preprotein translocase subunit SecE — translation MKEPVKKGVTEGSVSFLERTIRFLKEVKIEARKITWAQRKPVLMTSLMVIFFSLFIGAYLGILDVIYNFIISLMVK, via the coding sequence ATGAAAGAGCCTGTGAAAAAGGGAGTAACTGAGGGTAGTGTTAGCTTTTTAGAAAGGACTATCCGATTTTTAAAAGAAGTTAAAATAGAGGCCAGGAAGATCACCTGGGCTCAGAGAAAACCAGTTTTAATGACCAGTTTGATGGTGATTTTTTTTAGTCTTTTTATAGGAGCCTATTTAGGTATTTTGGATGTTATCTATAATTTTATTATTTCTTTGATGGTGAAATAG